DNA sequence from the Anaerolineales bacterium genome:
GCGACTCCGGTGTCACCCGTTGGCGGAACACCCAATATGACCATGCCTGGTAGGCCAGGACGAAGGGCAGAAAGATCGCAGCTGCGATCGTCATCACCCGCAACGTGTACTGCCCGGAGGCGGCGTTGTAGATCGTCAGGCTCCAGGAGGGGTTGAGGCTGGAGACCATCACCCGCGGATAAAGGCCGATCAGCAGCGTCAGAAGGGTGAAGGCGATGGTGACCAGGAGCATGCCGAATGCCCAGCCGTTGAAACGGCGCTTGAGCAGGAAGCCGGCAGACAGCAGCGCTGCCCCTGCGGTCAGCGGGACGATCGCGGGATTGACGCCGAAGCGCTGGAACATGCCCGAGTAGAAGTAGCCATAGCCGACGACCAGGAAGACGACGATGACCGTCGGCAGCCAGAGCCTTTCGGCGAGCTGGTGGGCACGCTCGGCCAGGTCGCCGGTGGTTCTCAGCGTCAGGAACACCGCTCCGGTGAGCACGAAGCCGAGGAAGGAGGTGACACCATAGGCCAGGGCATAGGGCTGGAGCAGGTCAAACAGACCCCCGACGTAGTTCATGTCGGCATCGATCGGTACGCCGAGGATCAGATTGCCCATGGCCACGCCCCACAAGAAAGCAGGCAGGGCGCTGCCGATGAACAGTGAGCCATCCCATGCCCGGCGCCAGCCCGGCCGGGTTTCCTTGCTGCGGA
Encoded proteins:
- the cydB gene encoding cytochrome d ubiquinol oxidase subunit II, whose protein sequence is MNLNALWFVLIGGLFIGFFLLEGFDYGVGILVPFLGKSDHERRMLINTIGPFWDANEVWLIAAGGAMFAAFPDWYATLFSGFYLAFLIILLCLIVRGVAFEFRSKETRPGWRRAWDGSLFIGSALPAFLWGVAMGNLILGVPIDADMNYVGGLFDLLQPYALAYGVTSFLGFVLTGAVFLTLRTTGDLAERAHQLAERLWLPTVIVVFLVVGYGYFYSGMFQRFGVNPAIVPLTAGAALLSAGFLLKRRFNGWAFGMLLVTIAFTLLTLLIGLYPRVMVSSLNPSWSLTIYNAASGQYTLRVMTIAAAIFLPFVLAYQAWSYWVFRQRVTPESHLEY